In the genome of Epinephelus fuscoguttatus linkage group LG4, E.fuscoguttatus.final_Chr_v1, the window ttgaagtttttttttttttttactcattgaTGTTCGAGTTACTTTTGCTTTGTTAAAACTTTCTCTTGTTTGATTATGCGCATGCACGTTTGCACATCTGTGAAGCTCAGGGCTTAAAGTTAATAAGTAATAGGGATCCTGGAGGAGATACAGCAGAGTTTCCCGCCCTGCTGTAGTGATTATGCTGCTTTGAATTTGAGAGATGAAGCACAGCTCACAAATACTTAGTCCAGGCAGGAGATGAAATGCTTTTCATCAACATGTATTTTCTGCCTGGTCGAGCACCAGTGCAAGGTGGCTGAGAGGAGCACTTCACACTGGGTGGGCTTCTGTCTCTTCAGTCTTCTCACTGGGATTATACTGCTTTCTCTCCAGCATGCCTCTTACAGCTTTAGATCCATCATTTGATGGTATTGAATGTATGCTTATAATAGGCAGATACTCCGGACAGGAAGGCCTGATTTCTGAAGTTTTCTGATGGaaaattatttacattttctttccGTGTTGGATGATTTCTTGCCACTTCAAGGAGTCTGGTCCCCCTCAGATTAAACACCCATAAAAAGGGAGCTTGGGGAAGACTAATAGACTTTCTGGGGGAGGGGAGAGCTGTCTCCCATCCTTTGTTCCTACCTGGTCACCAGTCTGTAGCATTTGCTGCCTTTGTGCTattttgttgttaatttgtTCTCATTCTCTCTTCAAACTGAATCGAGTCAATCTTGTTTTCTCAAAAAAGTTATTGCAGTCATAAGGGACTTGCCACAGTAGTCACTAATGCAGCTGTCTGCGTTTCACACATCATTACATCCCATCAGACTTCCTGCAGATGTTCACTGGTGGCTTTACACAGTCAGAATTGATCACTACTTGTTTGTTAATTTCCATGTGGATTGTCTGTACAGAGCAGTCGTCTTTTTTTAGATAACTCACCATATCCTGGACCCGTCACACTTGATGGAGTGTTTCCTCTGTTGGTTTTGCTGCTGTGCCTGTCACTGTGAAAACTCTGAGCCCTCTCTTCCTCGTTTTGCTATTTTTCACATTGAGGATTGAGTTTCCTGTTTCTTGGAGAACAATGGAGTGCTGTCATGTCATATAAACATTGGCATAacgaaaaaaaaagtgtcagcttgtgaaaataaaatgcactgaTTCTTCAGTAGTTACGCTCCATCAGCTTTTACTTCGCTTTCACTTTTACCAtgatatttttgcatttttagatATAGAAAAGAGGAGAGGTAAAGTTGAACAACAAAGCTCTTGAGTTGGCTTTAAACAAAGGAGTGAGGACGTGGTCTGTGCCGCAGGTCACTGAGGTGTCAGGATGTCCTTTCATTACTTCTGTGAAAGGGCATCGGACAGTTCACAGCCTCACGGcggagctgaacacacagaaatGTTAGCAGAAAGGTTTGGACACTGCTTTGATCTTAGCAGAGTCGAGCCTTGTGCACTCTCTCTTGATgggtctttttaaaataaagtcttAAAAATTGATAACTACAGGTTTGTTCTAATATTCAAGCTTACATATCTTTAATATCAGACATTTTTAATGGCCCTGATCCTCTCCGAGGTTTCACCAAAGTAAAGAAACATGAAGGGAAATAATTAAAACCATTCTTCTCTTTGGGACAGCTGGCCGGAGGTGTGATATTAGGAGTGGCCCTTTGGCTCCGCCATGACAGTCAAACCAGCAACCTCCTCATACTCCAGTTTGATGGCCAACAGGCGCCAGGCACCTTCTACATCAGTGAGTATTCAACAGCAGAGCTTCACAATCACCCCATACGTTAGTTTGAGGTGGACTTGAAAATGCTTTTTCCATATTTTCATCATTACATCATTGAATTCATTTTTCATGGAAAAGCTGTTAATATTTCACGCTTCAATGCTGAATGTCCACTGAGCGCAGTGGCCTCATTTTTGGCTCTCACAGGGTGTACAAATACATCTTACAATAtgcagtccctccaggatttcacagGCTTTGTTTGGGATTGCTGTGGCCCAAAATACCTGATTTGacagcagcttttctaaaaaacatTGTTGTAATGTTTTTAGGCGTTATCTTTTCTTGAAgatagcaaaaaaaaattggattATTTGGATAATTCATTAATAAAACACTAAAATCACAACTTCTGTATTTAATATAACTCACTTTGATTCTATCAGCTCTTGCGATAGATCTGGAAGTAACAGCCTCTGTCATGGTGATCTGTCTTGTTCGTTATCCACGTGTTTCAGCTTTTCTCTGGGTGAGGTTTTGCGGTAAAGTTAGAAATGTGTTGGTCAGTTGATGTTGTTTGTGTTCCAGCACAACATTACACATGGTGCACAACAGTTAACCCCTGCTTTTGTGCATTATATCAGACACTTGTCTTGTGCGGCCTTTCGCAGTAAattttgttggtaaatgtgagaCATTCATGTTGCACATGTCTGCATCctagactgtataaaatgatagatgtagctactgtgacgtcaaCCTTTGGCTCATGGACTGCTGTTGTGAAGCCTCGATTTCGGCATTTCAGCCATTGCCAttttggtttttggagccagaagtggccatatttggacaagaggctggagctgtggagaagtgaggggtggatctgactgagaagctgaggacacttgccagacagcctgtcactcaaagcagcccaccCTTAATTGTGCATAACTTCAGGCCCATAATGAATGTAAAAGGCTGAGTTAGATAAAAATTTTGCCCCTGGACAggtgtcatgaagggggaaactAGCTCTGGAGACCAAAACCTCTTTTTGTAGCATtgctgtacaaaataaaagaatgacacacaaacaattacatatgtaaaaaacattctaaaatactacaatattaaaaccactacaaaCAACCAAAACGCATTGCAAACATGAATGTTTTAAGATTTATCGTAAAAGTGTCAACGGAGGAGAATGATGTGATTGAGAGCAGAAAGCTATTCCAAAGCTTTGGAGCAGCTACTGCAAAGGCACAGTCTCCCTTACCCACCCACCTTGATTGCAGGACAGTTTAAAGACATTGTTCTGAGGATCTAAGAGGTAGGGAGTTGGAGTAGGACCAGAGAAGTTCAGCAGTAtactgtgaaaaaataaataaaagaaccttCGCCACAGCAAGcatgtttacttctgctgtaaagctggacattttaacatgggggtctacagggattgactcacttctggagccagcctcaagtggccgttcaaagaactgcagtttttggcatttcagcgTTGGTGTTATTTCAGTTTGCTGCTTGGtttacatttttacagccaCAAACAGAGAGGTGAGTTTGGTGATGTTGTGCAGGGGACTACTATGATTTGTGAAACTACAATAATTGGTGAAATTTGTGGACAAAACTGATGGTCGCACAGAATTCACAGGGATTGGTTgaatttgtgtttattgttagtATTTATTTTATAGTATTTATTTAAGGGCTACaatataaatattttctttttaatttagcCTGCTGTTAGttgcttcatcatcatcatcatcatcatcatgcctCCAACTGATTTCCTCATAAGGGAATGCCCTCTGTGAGACACTAGTGGATTCTTTGGTATTTCTGTCCTTATTGCTCACCCTCCACATGACAGGAAGCTCACTGTTAACAGAGTGACGGAAGTTAACTAATTCACAGACGTATCTGTCTTTTACACTCAGCTGGACCCACAAAAATCCAGAAATAGTAGGAGTTGTGTGACCTCTGACAGAAAGATCAGGAAACAGGACCTGCGTACATCCGCAGCGTGACTTAAGAGTGACACAGCCGGTGTCTAcacctcagtgtttttactctctagctgtcactctgacactggtgaccacataCTGTAGGTGTAATTCTGAGTCGGATAAATATACATGTTTATAACTCCAGCCTGGAGGGTCTTTCAAGAGAGGGACCAGATGTTTCAGACAGATGTTGAGACATATGTGGACTCTAAAAACAGTCTGTGAGCATGGTGCACAAATAAAGCAATCATGTGCCTCTGTCGCTTCCATTTTAGAGTATTCAATCCTCAGgaattttaagtatttttttgtattaatgCAGTACAGCATGTTCTCTGTCTTTGTAAAAGTACTGCACAGAGTCAGGGACACAGGTTATGCTCACTGCATGAGCTAAAGTCATAAATCATCATCATGTTTCCTTCACTGCCCGCAGCAATCCACAGATTGGCTCTAAAACCTACAATACATGATAtgatttaaacatttcaaaGGTCCGTCGTCTCAGTCTGTTGTGGTCATGAACTCTAGTGAGCCCATTAATTTACATTTGGGCTCCTGCTGCTCTCCCATACTTACCCCTCAGTAAGTATACAGAGCGAATGCGAGCCCGTGCTTTTTATAGAGTGAAGGCACACTCGTGATTTTAAAGGCAGGGCGGCAAGAGAGGCCCACCCAGGCAAGATCaagggcctttttttttttttttttttttaaatttacccTCCCTTGAACATACGCCCTTGCATAATTCAAATAACCTTGTACATCTGCACATTACCCTTCAAATTAGAGTTTTGAGTGGATGTTTTTAGCATACTGGCACACCAAAGTGGTATTTATGTaagtctgaaaatacacattctCCTGCCTCCTAACCAGTGCCTGAAGGCATAATTGGTGGCAGTTGTCATAAGTCTGGTCCCGTTAGGGCTCCAGGCTCTCGTACTGTAGGAGATACAGTCAGTGTGACAGGTTTTGTAGCACAAGATGTCTCCGTTGCTTTACACTGTATGCATAATGCAGAGCCCGAATAACTTTTCTGCATTATTTCgtagctgaaaaaaaaaagaaagaaggttgcattgtgggtaagcAGGCTGCGAAGGAGGATTTGATATGAAATTATATGTATCATTATCCACATATTCCTCTGAAGCCTCACAGCAACTGAAACCTGCTGTGTTGATACATTGTCTAAACAGGAAATTCTAACATCTCCCTCATGAAAATGGCAATAAACAAAGATCTTTGGGAGTTTTAAGGTCCCATTTATTAAAACTGTctgctccatttttttttttccagtaataAAGCTGTTTATAAAAGATCAAACCAAAGACATACACTGGGGCTCCAGTAGCTCTGATTCGCTGCCActttaacagaaaattaaactgCTTTTACTCTCTGCTTGTCGACTAACACTGATTACTACTCTTTAACTGACAGGTTAACtactttaaaggagctgtgtcTAACTCTGGAGACatactaaactttatttatatagcatgcaagaaatgcagcacaaagtgctttacaataaaggCAGTAAAATCACTAAGTGCGTCACATAAAAATAGACATAATGCACATAAAACAGGCAGTTCgatataaaaggacatttagaacagtttaaaacatggattaactgattcataaaatcacagttgtaaaactataaatcataaaatcaagcaAGATTCTAAAACAGTTGCAGCAGCGTGACATGCAAAAAGAAGGAGtgtcagacctgtatcaggaagtcagagctagttaaaggctaaagtgaacagatgtGTATTTACCtctcttttaaaaatatgtagCGAGCTAGCCTCCTTGATATGTAtcggtagtgtgttccatagctttggggcgtaattgacaaaggctgcatccctgatcttcttccggctgttgctgggaacctccagtaaaccagcagcagatgatcgcagtgttcttggaggccaATAattaacaagggagttagcaatgtTGACTGCTGAGCCTCATTCCTAGTTTGTCAAATACCAACTGTTTGGGTTGGTAGTCAGAACAAACCACCAACCCAAAGCGTCTGTATTTGACAACCATGGAATGAAACTCAACAATCAGCTGTCTTTCTCAAGAGTTACACAACTGATAGTTGAATGATTAGTTGAATGTTTGGGAAAATGTGCTTAGTCGTTTTCTTGATAAGAGTTAAATGAAATCATgtctgtatggtaaatatgaaggTTCATAACCtggtttagcttagcataaacactggaaacaggggaGACAGCTATCTTGGCTCTGTCCagggtaacaaaatctgcctccCAGCATCTCTGAAGATTACTAatcaaaacattatttaaaggaatacttcaaccccTGAAtaatcatttgtgtatcagttacacgccctgtgttaccttgaattagGAAAGAAAATAGCTTTTCTTTGCGTGCCTCCaaggtgaatgaagaatccaaaaacagacaaaatttttgatgaattaaagtgaTAGGGGACTGTGTTTAACATCTGCACAACTCTCCAaatccaaatctcatttattcagtcgtatgctcagtatttcacaaacacaagcatttctgcttaaaccataacattaaaaacacttctGCTTAAACAGGTGCGctacttgtctgtgtgtgagactgttcaTGCTGAACTGATTTACATAGCAGGCTTaaagttttagcaaaaatgcatcaCATTTACAAATACACtccgtttccatcttcagtctgacattgggTCACTCTAACCTCTTTCCATGGGGGAGGGGGAGTTGATACACCTCAACCAATCACTAGAGACCTGCTGGTTGCCTGAATCTAatgtcattttaagtccacgCAGATGCGTAGCCATGACAATATTGTAAAAACAAGTAAAGTAAACTACAATGTTGGGCAATATTGAGAAGACGTGAATAAAGAACAGCCCCAACAGCACTGTTGTTATGACTCCTTATTGGTTCTGGTGCACCACTTGACAACAGCCAGACAACAGCATTAGTCCCATGGTAGCGCTCATTGGTTGTTTTATGTTATAACCAAGAAACCGCTGTTTCATGTTACGATGCCAAACGAATCAGTCTCAAATTCAGTGGAGTGGGCGGATTCAAAGGTGTGGACACAGGTAAGATTCTTCGTTTACCGTGGAAGTGTGTGagaaaaactacattttctTCCCGAAATCAAAATAACACAGGCTGAGAAGCTGATACACGAATGGTTATTTGTTgcgtgaagtattcctttgaacAACAAGTTGGAAGCTCTTGAGTGTGTAGTCAGcaaaccaaaaaatatttgtcCATTCCTTTAATCTGCTGTCACTGCTTACAGACCAAGTGCCACTTCAGCTATTTACAGCGCATAGACATTAATCATTTCTGAATTGTGAACACATTTAAAGCTACAAACATATGGTGTAACTTTATAATCAGTGAGGAGGTCAGCAGTTagagacacaatgcatgtcTGCTCTGCCCCTTTTGTTTCCACTCTGTCTGTTGAAAAGATGACAGGAGAAAATGTTTATATGGAGCCTTTTAATGATTTATCTTCATCTCATCATTCATCATTTTGACACACTGTACGATTGGGTTCATCTCAGTGTATTGGTGTCATGCGCCGACAGTGTGAACATGACTTCacaggtcttttttttaatgttactaGAAGAGAAAAGTCCAAATGGGGCTTTTAGCCCCCTTCTTTTTCCCCCTCTGGAGATTACACAGGGAGACAAGAAATAAATGAACTTCCCCGGTGGTATAAAATTGCCTGTCTCCCTTAAAGTCTCAACAGCCTTCAAACCTCAAAGGGTGTTGTCATAGTAATGGAAGGCAGTGGAAATAATGCCTGCTTTGCTGCATTGCCGGGTTACTGGCCCTGGTAGCCGTTTCTCACTACAACAAAAAcctgacagagaaagagaggagggggggatgAAGGAGGAGGGTGCTGAGTTTAGACAGATGGAGAAAGGGAGGGTGTAGAAGTAAGTATGGGGAAGGGTTGTGCGTGATATGTGAGGTACAGTTGTGAGGTGTGTGAGACCTTCAGACACAACCAAGTGAGAGTCTCGTACGGGATCTGTGTGTCGTTTTTAGACTCTCTGTCAGGGCACATTAGAGGTGGCCTGCCTGCGTGTGTTTTGTTCTCGTGTGAGTAAAGATGTCTATCTTCACAATTTAATAAGGCTGTCATCCTAACAAATCATTAAAAATCCTTGAATAAAAAccttaatttaaataaaatgattcatgtaatttaatgtatttattagaTTGCCTATATCTTTTTTACTGAAACTTCATTCATATCCTCTTGAGGTTTTCAGATGTCTATctggtacaccctggacaggtcgccagactatcgcagggctgacacatagagacaaacaaccattcacgctcacattcacacctatggacaatttagagttaccaattaacctagtccccaatctgcatgtctttggactgtgggaggaagccggagtgcccggagagaacccacgctgacacggggagaacatgcaaactccacacagaagggctcccacgcccgggatcgaaccggcaaccctcttgctgtgaggcgagagtgctaaccaccacaccaccgtgccgcccttactgaaactttttaaaattaaattctgaCTTTTAGACTTTACAATGCTCCAGAGTAATTGGAAATGTTTCATACAGCCCTATCTCCcagaaattatgtttatatacaATTAATTTCAAACAGCAAATAGGTTTTGAGGGATACTTGCTGCTAAGAGAATTATGTTGTCTACCAACAATTTGAGGAACTGTTGCTTGGTAACGTACCTGGCaagtcacaaaaatgttgaCACTCAGCAAAATCTTCACTGACAAcatatttcagttgttttctgCCAAAATAGATAATCTTTCAATTCACTGTAGTTACTGTAGCAGTGAttatttataacatttttattaacatttaacctAAATCACAATCTTTCCCTGACCTTAACTAAAgtgcttttgctgcctaaacctaCAGGAGTGTGAAGGCAAACCCTGATTTCTGATTTCAAAGCACTTTGTACACAATTTCCACCTACTTTGTGAAGTCTACGTGGCACATGAATGTAGTGTCTTGTTGCCTGAAAGAAACCCTATCACTGAACATAGACGAGGCAGTGATTATGTTGCCACAACAGCATGATTAAGAAAGCAGTTTAGTAATGTACAGAAGTGATTTCTAGGAGACAGAGTTGTCACACAAGTAGGAAACAATCCTACGTATCAATCTTTAACAATGtattttgtaactgtgtttcCTAAGCTTATGTTTCATAATGTAAAAAGCAAATCTAAAAAGTAAGtagtaaaatgaaatgcaaagtGGAATCAAATGGAAATACCTTAAACTACTTTAaatttgtacttgagtaaatgtattggTTATTTTCCACCACTTACTGAAAGGATTCTTTTATTGTTAGAGTTGAGGGGTTACTGTGGATCTGCTGAGGTTATGAAGACAGACTGAAGTCATGAGATTATTCAGAAGCaaactgcagctcctctgaAACTTAGTTTATTCATGCAGGttattgatttaattaattCCCGTTGGAGCGGAGCCACACAACCTCTAACCTCTACTGCACCAACCCTTCCTGTAGTCACGCTGATGGGAAGACAATGGATCTGATTACAGGAATTTGTATTGCTCATAACACAGGCTGCACAGTTCCAAAGTTCAGTTTTTACTTGATAAACAGCAGCTGACGAAAATACTCACCATTCAGTAGTTGTTTAAATCATTTCACATGATCTGCGACAGAGCATAAAGGCGAGAAAGTGGTCAGGAAAATAGCCCATAATGAATGACCTTGTGCCACTAAGTGTGTCTTTGTGCTCTAAATTAAACTCACCATACAGCCAGAACAATAGATATTTTTTCATCTTCACTGTGTGTCCTGAACGTTTTAACATAAGACAGACTCTGCTGTAACTGGAGCTCTATTACCATTCATTGACCTTTCCTGCAGCAGCACTACCTGCACTGTTGCACACTCCTGTTTGCCATCAACAGTCATGGAAACTGTATTAATGTCATCACTGTGGATAATGgccaaaaatagattttttttaaacattaatacATGGCTGAAGCTCTTTTGGACTCCTCTTTATAACACTTTAATCACAcaaagatgtgtgtgtttgtgggtgggtgtctgtgtgtcatGGTTCCCGCTGTTTCCTGGGGAAGGATAATGCTCGGGGTCAGGGGTCAGTGGAGAGGGGGTTTTGTGGGGGGTTGTGGGTGCCTGGAAGGCATTTCCTGGCCTGACAGATGAACACAGTCAGCTCTCTCTCAGGATCTGGGGGCTGTTTTTCTCCAGGATGTCAATAATGTCATGTCATCCTACAGGGAAGGCAAGAGCAACATGCAGGAAGTCCATTACCAAACAATGTGTGGATCAATGAATCAACTCACTGCTCTGACACTGCTGCCCCCCAGTGGTGCTGAGGACACAACACCACTATGATGAACGTATGACAGAGTCCTGTTGTCTCtgtgtttacaggtgtgtaCATACTGATAGCTGTCGGGGCTGTGATGATGCTCGTGGGCTTCCTCGGGTGTTACGGTGCCATTCAAGAATCTCAGTGCCTGTTGGGAACAGTGAGTCGCtctcttttttacttttattttttctatttaaatTAATACATTCAATTAAGGTGCATTGAGTCTGAGTACATGAACAACtttccttgttttctttctttagttcttcttctttttggtgATCCTCTTTGCTTGTGAAGTGGCTGCAGCGATGTGGGGTTTCATGAACAGGGACACAgtaagcaacacacacacatctgccaCTGAGTGTTTAACGTTTGCATTGATTTTCCACCTCTGCTCCAGTGAACCTGCTCTTGTTTGTTGTCGTATCTCTGAAACAGATCTCCAAGGAACTGATCAACTTCTATGACTCCGCGTACATCAAAGCTGTGGACGTCTCAGGGTCTCCCAGTAAAGACTCTGCCATCAAGGTGCTGGACGTTTTCCACTCTACGGTACGTCATGATGTAAAAATCTTCCCTGCACAGTTGTTTTGTTATGTGTACAAGTCATATGAATCTATTTTGATCATGTGTTTTGTTGAGTGAGTGACCTGTTGTTTCTTTGCCGCCCCTTCAGCTCGACTGCTGTGGCAAAGGAGACGACACCGCTCTCTTCAAACAAGTCGTTGGCACCTTGTGTCCCAGAAAGTCTCCAGAAGATTTTCTGAAATCTCAGGTATACTCAAATTTTGACTTAAATTCTTTATTAACCCAGTACCTGGGacagaaatgtttttcagtGGCAGTTGTCTGGCATCCTTAGCATATATTTC includes:
- the LOC125886873 gene encoding CD81 antigen-like, whose amino-acid sequence is MAVAGCTKCIKYMLFFFNFIFWLAGGVILGVALWLRHDSQTSNLLILQFDGQQAPGTFYISVYILIAVGAVMMLVGFLGCYGAIQESQCLLGTFFFFLVILFACEVAAAMWGFMNRDTISKELINFYDSAYIKAVDVSGSPSKDSAIKVLDVFHSTLDCCGKGDDTALFKQVVGTLCPRKSPEDFLKSQSCHDKLIELFSEKLYLIGLAALVVAVIMIFEMIFTMVLCCGIRNSPGAY